From a single Candoia aspera isolate rCanAsp1 chromosome 2, rCanAsp1.hap2, whole genome shotgun sequence genomic region:
- the CHAD gene encoding chondroadherin: MDRSNFLLKFITLLICLLPVLQACPQNCHCHGGDLHHVICDNVGLRRIPKVAEQTRLLNLQRNNFPVLPTNGFREMKNLVSLHLQHSHIKEISSGAFRGLKQLVYLYLSNNDISVIKMGAFDDLTELTYLYLDHNKISDLPKGVLSPLINLFILQLGNNRLRELRSGAFHGAKNLRWLYLSNNTISSIQPGALDDVENLAIFHLDKNQLNSYPVAAMSKLRVVEDLKLSNNPMKVIPDLAFQSFGRYMETLSLDSMGLEKFSDKAFAGTTALKNVHIEHNKISSLPRSFPFSRLETFSLSNNPWHCSCQLAPLRRWLGSTRSRPDAVCASPSQARGQQIRDTAALRSCKLPAKRSRKGNRH, encoded by the exons ATGGACCGATCAAACTTCTTGCTCAAATTCATCACCTTGCTTATATGCCTTCTTCCAGTTCTTCAGGCCTGTCCTCAGAATTGTCACTGTCATGGAGGAGACCTCCACCATGTCATTTGTGACAATGTTGGATTGAGAAGGATTCCCAAAGTAGCTGAGCAGACCCGTCTTCTCAATCTGCAGAGGAACAATTTCCCTGTGCTGCCAACCAATGGCTTTAGAGAGATGAAAAATCTTGTCTCTCTTCACCTCCAACATTCCCACATCAAAGAAATCTCCAGTGGAGCTTTCCGGGGCCTGAAGCAGTTAGTCTACCTTTACCTATCAAATAATGACATCAGTGTCATAAAGATGGGAGCCTTTGATGACCTGACAGAACTTACTTACCTCTACTTAGATCATAACAAGATCTCTGACCTGCCCAAGGGGGTCCTCTCTCCACTGATTAATCTTTTCATCCTGCAGCTAGGTAATAACAGGCTCCGAGAGCTGAGATCCGGAGCCTTCCATGGTGCTAAGAACCTTCGCTGGCTCTATCTCTCTAATAACACAATCTCCTCCATCCAACCTGGGGCCTTGGATGATGTGGAAAACCTAGCCATATTCCACTTGGATAAGAACCAGCTGAACAGCTACCCAGTGGCTGCAATGAGCAAATTAAGGGTGGTGGAAGACCTGAAGCTCTCAAACAACCCAATGAAGGTCATTCCAGATTTAGCCTTCCAGTCTTTTGGGCGGTACATGGAGACCCTCAGCTTGGACAGCATGGGATTAGAAAAG TTTTCAGATAAAGCATTTGCTGGCACAActgcactaaagaatgttcatatAGAGCACAACAAAATTTCCAGTCTACCTAGGAGCTTTCCATTCAGCCGTCTTGAGACATTCTCCCTGTCCAACAACCCTTGGCATTGCTCTTGTCAGCTAGCACCTTTGCGCAG gtgGCTGGGGTCTACTCGTTCTCGCCCAGATGCAGTGTGCGCATCACCTTCTCAGGCTCGAGGACAGCAGATTCGAGACACTGCTGCACTCCGTAGCTGCAAGCTTCCCGCTAAGAGATCCAGAAAGGGAAATCGCCATTAA